A single Gemmatimonadota bacterium DNA region contains:
- a CDS encoding PorV/PorQ family protein → MDIVNCALEMVYFTNGRLTHFVRLLNLVKCTGFWSICMQEVFVKRIVFGIFIVTCCLFSAEASSSARKAGFVLLREGVGARAAAMGEAQTAVVGEQTAAFWNPAGVAAMQGKHFILAHHRSFQGIKQGYGGWAYGNDRRGLALSLGVYGVGGLEARREPTATPAGTFSVYDLNAGLSYAQKIGQRIYVGFSIRALHENIGPESAWGMSADGGVLYRLSESLMLGAAYRNLGRMAQLDRERTPLPRVFRLGGAWFWHTWIATADFRLPEAGNRGANFGLEYGVMGRLFLRGGIQTGHDTRMLSFGMGITRRNWRVDYAFVPASQGLGDSHRIAVGIR, encoded by the coding sequence ATGGATATTGTCAATTGCGCGCTTGAGATGGTCTATTTTACTAATGGGCGGTTGACACATTTTGTTCGTTTGCTTAATCTTGTAAAATGCACTGGGTTTTGGAGCATTTGTATGCAGGAGGTTTTTGTGAAGCGCATTGTTTTCGGTATTTTTATTGTGACATGTTGTCTGTTTTCCGCTGAGGCCAGTTCTTCGGCGCGCAAAGCCGGTTTTGTATTGCTGCGCGAAGGGGTTGGTGCGCGTGCTGCTGCGATGGGTGAGGCGCAGACCGCTGTGGTAGGTGAACAGACTGCTGCGTTTTGGAATCCGGCAGGTGTGGCGGCTATGCAGGGCAAACATTTTATTCTGGCGCACCACCGATCGTTTCAGGGTATCAAGCAGGGGTATGGCGGCTGGGCTTATGGCAATGATAGACGCGGTCTTGCACTGAGTTTGGGCGTTTATGGGGTTGGTGGATTGGAAGCGCGGCGGGAACCGACCGCGACGCCTGCGGGTACGTTTAGCGTTTACGATCTCAATGCAGGGCTGTCTTATGCGCAGAAGATAGGACAGCGAATTTATGTGGGATTTTCGATTCGGGCATTGCATGAAAATATCGGGCCAGAGAGTGCGTGGGGGATGAGCGCGGATGGGGGCGTGTTGTATCGCTTGTCTGAGAGCTTGATGCTGGGAGCGGCGTATCGAAATTTGGGACGGATGGCGCAGTTAGACCGAGAGCGCACCCCCTTGCCCCGGGTGTTTCGCCTGGGGGGAGCGTGGTTCTGGCACACGTGGATAGCAACAGCCGATTTTCGCCTGCCAGAGGCGGGCAATAGAGGTGCGAATTTTGGTTTGGAATACGGGGTGATGGGCAGGTTGTTTTTACGCGGTGGAATTCAAACCGGGCACGATACGCGCATGTTGTCGTTTGGAATGGGTATTACACGGCGCAACTGGCGGGTGGATTACGCTTTTGTGCCTGCATCGCAGGGGTTGGGCGATTCTCATCGCATTGCAGTGGGGATAAGGTGA
- a CDS encoding peptidylprolyl isomerase, protein MAQAETGDRVLIYYKGILEDGTIAEGTPENEPFEFTVGDESVKDIFTRLVNGLEEGDSRTVILSPEDAFGPYNPDFVIEVARSKFPPDALLEKGMRMEVQADPTGTPVEVSVKDITSQTVTLDGNHPFAGEEITMTIQLLEIVV, encoded by the coding sequence ATGGCACAAGCAGAAACAGGCGACCGCGTATTGATTTATTACAAGGGAATCCTGGAAGACGGGACCATAGCCGAAGGCACACCAGAGAATGAACCATTTGAATTTACAGTGGGAGACGAATCTGTAAAAGACATATTCACGCGTCTTGTAAACGGATTAGAAGAAGGCGATTCCCGCACGGTGATCCTATCTCCAGAAGATGCGTTTGGCCCCTATAATCCCGACTTTGTAATCGAAGTTGCGCGATCGAAATTTCCTCCCGATGCACTTCTCGAAAAGGGAATGCGTATGGAAGTACAGGCCGACCCCACTGGTACACCCGTCGAAGTCTCTGTAAAAGACATAACATCCCAAACCGTGACATTAGACGGCAACCATCCCTTTGCGGGTGAAGAAATCACTATGACGATTCAATTATTAGAGATTGTGGTTTAG
- a CDS encoding divergent polysaccharide deacetylase family protein, whose translation MAKRLSQKRPLEMARKRRSLRLWVVPCVIIILIAGGLAVYFWLPQSYFWRLRSYFWRPQLVEYALPAEEAPRWKAGPEDIDAFTDTMVVRAKEVLIELGVPPEVIKEVRLSKGEVRWEVQSKVPDALPLALCNLSLTHLAHELGGAVIEGSEDRQGNVLWLRVGLNDKQTNLFRLEKNKELERLAGRIAIVIDDFGYQDQNLILSFCELPQPITFSIFPGEKHTAWIAQQAIEKNHGVMVHLPMEPIGYPARDPGPNAIFLDYAPEKIAELTQNALSSVPHAKGMNNHMGSRVTQNFEAMKSVLRVVKRWNFFFIDSVTSPESVAYAIARDMGIPGGRNAMFLDIVEDEDAVVKRLYRLAAHARHEGTVIGIGHAKPNTLHALQRMLPELTEQGFVFVLAEEAVKQVGSEE comes from the coding sequence ATGGCGAAGCGTTTGTCCCAAAAAAGACCATTGGAAATGGCTCGCAAGCGGCGATCTCTTCGGTTATGGGTTGTGCCCTGTGTTATAATAATTCTGATCGCCGGTGGATTGGCTGTATATTTTTGGCTACCTCAGTCGTATTTTTGGCGACTGCGATCATATTTTTGGCGACCACAGTTGGTCGAATATGCACTTCCTGCAGAAGAGGCACCAAGATGGAAAGCCGGTCCAGAAGATATTGACGCATTTACCGATACGATGGTCGTGCGGGCAAAAGAGGTGTTGATCGAGCTGGGGGTTCCTCCTGAAGTGATTAAAGAGGTGCGTTTGTCCAAAGGCGAAGTGCGTTGGGAAGTGCAGTCGAAAGTGCCCGATGCTCTGCCGCTGGCTCTTTGCAATCTGTCTTTGACCCATCTGGCGCATGAATTGGGTGGAGCGGTAATTGAAGGTAGCGAAGACCGACAGGGCAATGTGTTGTGGCTTCGCGTGGGGTTGAATGATAAACAGACCAATTTGTTCCGGCTTGAGAAGAATAAAGAACTCGAACGACTCGCGGGGCGCATTGCCATTGTGATCGATGATTTTGGATATCAGGATCAGAATTTGATTCTGTCTTTTTGTGAGTTGCCACAGCCGATTACGTTTTCCATTTTTCCCGGCGAGAAGCATACGGCCTGGATAGCGCAACAGGCGATTGAGAAAAATCACGGCGTGATGGTTCATTTGCCTATGGAGCCGATAGGCTATCCAGCGCGCGATCCAGGTCCCAATGCGATTTTTTTGGATTATGCGCCGGAAAAGATCGCGGAGTTGACTCAGAATGCTCTCTCATCTGTGCCCCATGCAAAGGGGATGAATAATCACATGGGGTCTCGCGTAACACAAAATTTTGAAGCGATGAAATCGGTGTTGCGGGTCGTAAAACGATGGAATTTCTTTTTTATAGATAGTGTCACGTCACCCGAATCAGTGGCTTATGCAATTGCACGGGATATGGGTATTCCAGGTGGTCGCAATGCGATGTTTTTGGATATCGTCGAAGATGAGGACGCGGTGGTCAAGCGACTATACAGGCTCGCTGCACACGCACGGCATGAAGGCACTGTGATAGGTATTGGGCATGCAAAACCCAATACACTACATGCACTGCAACGCATGTTACCCGAATTGACAGAACAGGGGTTTGTATTTGTGCTGGCTGAAGAAGCAGTGAAACAGGTGGGAAGTGAGGAGTGA
- the yajC gene encoding preprotein translocase subunit YajC: MKMGKFKIYARDRVVTIFKKWGNGFLVGVFGVLLFTEKAFAFGGGQPAEGAEAPSMLVTMFPFILMFVILYLLIIRPQQKKQKDHQRMIDDLQKGDRVVTSGGMHGTITGIKEQEGILVVQVAKEVQIEVSRGSISRVDERKAKK, translated from the coding sequence ATGAAGATGGGGAAATTCAAGATCTACGCTCGTGATCGTGTGGTGACAATATTCAAAAAGTGGGGGAATGGGTTTCTTGTTGGAGTGTTTGGTGTTTTGTTGTTTACGGAGAAGGCCTTTGCCTTTGGCGGTGGACAACCCGCAGAAGGTGCCGAGGCTCCCAGTATGCTGGTGACGATGTTTCCGTTCATTTTGATGTTTGTGATTCTGTATCTTTTGATTATTCGTCCGCAACAGAAAAAACAAAAAGATCATCAAAGGATGATTGATGATTTACAAAAAGGCGACCGCGTTGTGACTTCGGGTGGGATGCATGGGACCATTACGGGGATTAAAGAGCAAGAGGGTATTTTGGTTGTGCAGGTCGCCAAAGAGGTGCAGATTGAGGTGTCGCGGGGGTCTATTTCGAGAGTAGATGAGCGCAAGGCGAAGAAATAG
- the tgt gene encoding tRNA guanosine(34) transglycosylase Tgt — MVATDAGTQARAGVLHTPHGIVETPVFMPVGTLGTVKTLSQQELRDLDARIILGNTYHLYLRPGMDLMAEAGGLHRFMNWERAILTDSGGFQVHSLADLNKITEEGVLFRSHIDGSTHLFTPEKVIEIEHVLGADIAMIFDECTPYPSSRDYARAAGERTVRWAKQCLDAYEGYGRKSLAGHAQALFGIVQGSTYRDLRERFTEETVALNFPGYAIGGTGVGEPKEDTWEAISTVVSGLPADRPHYMMGSGTPEDLIQGVMRGIDMFDCVMPTRNARNGMVFTQRGKLSIRAARHAREFEPLDPGCACYTCRNYTRAYIRHLHHTREMLGLRLSTVHNVHFYLNLMRQMRKAIIEGDFAQWQRTFLNFYKGNEDGEIQDLRS; from the coding sequence GTGGTTGCTACCGATGCCGGAACACAAGCGCGTGCAGGGGTTCTCCACACGCCGCATGGGATTGTGGAAACCCCAGTTTTTATGCCGGTGGGTACACTGGGCACGGTTAAGACGCTTTCGCAGCAGGAGTTGCGAGATTTAGATGCGCGTATTATTCTGGGCAATACATACCATCTTTATTTGCGACCGGGTATGGATTTGATGGCTGAGGCAGGTGGTTTGCACAGATTTATGAACTGGGAACGGGCGATTTTGACGGATAGCGGCGGATTTCAGGTGCATAGTTTGGCAGATTTGAATAAAATTACCGAAGAAGGAGTGTTGTTTCGGTCGCATATTGATGGGTCAACGCATCTGTTTACGCCAGAGAAGGTGATTGAGATAGAGCATGTGCTCGGCGCAGATATTGCGATGATATTTGATGAGTGTACGCCGTACCCCAGTTCGCGGGATTACGCACGGGCAGCAGGCGAGCGCACGGTGCGCTGGGCAAAGCAGTGTTTGGATGCTTATGAGGGATATGGACGAAAGAGTTTGGCGGGACACGCGCAGGCTTTGTTTGGCATTGTGCAGGGGAGTACGTATCGCGATTTGCGCGAGCGTTTTACCGAAGAAACCGTCGCGCTCAATTTTCCGGGTTACGCGATAGGGGGTACAGGTGTGGGCGAGCCAAAAGAAGATACCTGGGAAGCGATTTCCACTGTGGTATCTGGTTTGCCCGCGGATCGTCCTCATTATATGATGGGCAGTGGGACGCCCGAAGATTTGATTCAGGGCGTGATGCGCGGTATTGATATGTTTGATTGCGTGATGCCAACGCGCAATGCGCGCAATGGAATGGTGTTTACACAACGCGGGAAATTATCCATTCGCGCGGCGCGTCATGCCCGCGAGTTTGAGCCGCTTGATCCAGGATGTGCGTGTTATACGTGTCGAAATTACACGCGTGCGTACATTCGGCATTTGCATCATACGCGAGAGATGTTGGGGTTGAGGTTATCTACAGTTCACAATGTGCATTTTTATTTAAATTTAATGCGACAGATGCGAAAGGCAATTATTGAGGGTGACTTTGCACAATGGCAGAGGACCTTCTTAAATTTTTACAAAGGAAATGAAGATGGGGAAATTCAAGATCTACGCTCGTGA
- a CDS encoding site-2 protease family protein, whose amino-acid sequence MSDDLNGNRYFPTQTALPRTQENLRLHVGLFLATAYTTTVAGMIMSPQLASMSVFEDWRIFDPRYLVYGLPFSATLLIILGIHEMGHYVTSRRWGVRASLPYFIPFPSFIGTLGAVIKLRSQIPNSRALIDIGASGPIAGFVMSVIAWSAGLHMSEIMEARDVSAGTLALGHSLLSGWLGNWVVGDLPEGHTIMLHPVAFAGWLGLFVTVLNLLPMGQFDGGHIVYAIFGGKHRLISRATMVGLALMWLLAPPYHWWDAESIFKTWYDSRWVGWLVWLGLAALVGRHHPPLANPDVELDPARRWVGYASLAIFILCFIPDPIQIY is encoded by the coding sequence GTGTCAGACGATTTGAATGGTAATCGGTATTTTCCCACGCAGACGGCTTTGCCCAGGACGCAGGAGAATTTGAGACTGCATGTTGGATTGTTTTTGGCGACTGCGTACACGACGACGGTGGCGGGGATGATCATGTCGCCACAATTGGCCTCTATGTCCGTGTTCGAAGACTGGCGCATTTTCGATCCGCGTTATCTGGTCTATGGTCTGCCGTTTTCTGCTACGTTGCTGATTATTTTGGGCATACACGAGATGGGGCATTACGTGACTTCGCGCCGCTGGGGCGTACGCGCATCGTTGCCCTATTTTATCCCCTTCCCTTCTTTTATTGGCACCCTGGGCGCAGTGATCAAATTGCGATCTCAAATTCCGAACAGTCGGGCGCTTATCGATATTGGTGCGTCTGGACCTATTGCTGGATTTGTAATGTCGGTGATTGCGTGGAGTGCTGGTCTGCACATGTCGGAAATCATGGAAGCGCGGGATGTGTCCGCAGGGACACTCGCGCTGGGTCATTCCCTGTTGTCGGGCTGGTTGGGCAACTGGGTTGTTGGCGATCTGCCTGAGGGCCACACGATAATGTTGCATCCGGTGGCTTTTGCGGGTTGGTTGGGTTTGTTTGTGACGGTGTTGAATTTGTTGCCGATGGGACAATTTGATGGCGGGCATATTGTATATGCGATTTTTGGTGGGAAACACCGGTTAATTTCTCGGGCGACAATGGTGGGGTTGGCATTGATGTGGTTATTGGCACCGCCTTACCACTGGTGGGATGCAGAATCTATATTTAAGACCTGGTATGATTCCCGCTGGGTCGGTTGGCTGGTGTGGTTGGGATTGGCTGCGCTGGTGGGGCGACATCATCCGCCGCTTGCAAATCCCGATGTTGAACTGGATCCCGCCCGGCGATGGGTTGGGTACGCATCGCTGGCTATTTTTATATTGTGTTTTATTCCCGATCCAATTCAGATTTATTGA
- a CDS encoding methionyl-tRNA formyltransferase, with protein sequence MRVVFMGTPDFAVPSLVSVAQSGHDLVGVVTRPDRPRGRGQQMQSTDVKAAVVSLGLDVPVLQPESLRDENFYAQLQALEPDLLVVVAFLILPRSVLAIPKLGSMNVHPSLLPKYRGAAPIQWAIMNGETETGVTIFQLSPRVDAGDILIQQKMAIGDDETAGELYERLKVMGAELLIRAIDGMADGSVIAVPQTDAGVSRAPKLEKEDGEIDWSKGAGDIRNLIRGTNPFPGAFTLWRNKLLKVHRAIVDTGMGEAGIVIGADGKRGLVVGTGEGVLALDEVQPAGKKRMSGADFVRGYRIEVGERFG encoded by the coding sequence ATGAGGGTAGTGTTTATGGGCACGCCCGATTTTGCGGTGCCGTCGCTTGTGAGCGTGGCTCAAAGCGGTCATGATCTTGTGGGCGTGGTGACACGACCAGACAGGCCACGTGGTCGGGGTCAGCAGATGCAATCAACCGATGTGAAGGCTGCGGTTGTGTCGCTGGGGTTGGATGTGCCGGTTTTGCAGCCCGAGTCGCTCAGAGATGAGAATTTTTACGCGCAGTTGCAGGCTCTGGAACCAGATTTACTTGTGGTGGTGGCTTTTCTGATTTTGCCGCGTTCTGTGCTGGCGATTCCCAAATTGGGGTCTATGAATGTCCACCCCTCTCTGTTGCCCAAATACCGCGGAGCAGCGCCTATTCAATGGGCTATTATGAATGGTGAGACCGAGACGGGTGTGACCATTTTTCAACTATCGCCGCGCGTGGATGCTGGCGATATTTTAATTCAACAAAAGATGGCGATTGGGGACGATGAGACGGCGGGCGAACTGTATGAGCGGTTGAAAGTGATGGGCGCTGAGTTGCTCATTCGGGCTATTGATGGCATGGCAGATGGTTCTGTTATTGCCGTGCCGCAGACGGATGCAGGGGTGAGTCGCGCTCCAAAATTAGAGAAAGAAGATGGCGAGATTGATTGGTCAAAAGGTGCTGGAGATATTCGCAATCTCATTCGGGGAACCAATCCTTTTCCGGGAGCGTTTACACTCTGGCGCAACAAATTGCTGAAGGTTCACCGGGCAATAGTTGACACGGGGATGGGAGAAGCGGGCATCGTGATTGGTGCAGATGGGAAACGCGGACTTGTCGTGGGAACGGGCGAGGGAGTTCTCGCGCTGGACGAGGTGCAACCGGCAGGTAAAAAGCGCATGTCCGGTGCTGATTTTGTGCGGGGATATCGCATTGAGGTCGGGGAGAGATTTGGTTAA